One genomic segment of uncultured Methanobrevibacter sp. includes these proteins:
- a CDS encoding integrase, whose protein sequence is MDTYEISNNTIMKTNEEDCEITIEENLQAIIDYDDFGIGENIFEQFCLEKNIKEQTITNYSVALNSYCRFHDKSLRELLVEAMIDEHRRIPLKERRLKRRIVNWRTDLLSQTNSWNTIKTYVNKILAFYRHFEIEIPKIKPVQIDKPYQTSYLDLPNKTHIREVISNGQIPLWFQALILFMSSSGSAKAETLSLTVQQFVDGTTDYHNGGSITEICNQLLLKKNVVPTFYLRRIKTDKWYYTFCSPEATEYICRYLLTRKDLELSDKLFPIEDNTLTQNFTKVNDRMGYGFKGRYRFFRSHTLRKFHASNINLGQEYVDALQGRSKDYVHETYIKTNPNELKQIYMSAMENVMIFNEEKEEKHEEYHIHINIFVSEDKITL, encoded by the coding sequence ATGGATACATATGAGATAAGTAATAATACAATAATGAAAACAAATGAAGAGGATTGTGAAATCACAATTGAAGAAAATCTTCAAGCCATTATCGATTATGATGATTTTGGTATTGGGGAAAATATTTTTGAACAGTTTTGTTTAGAGAAAAATATTAAAGAACAAACTATAACTAATTATAGTGTTGCTCTAAACTCTTACTGTAGATTTCATGATAAATCTTTAAGAGAATTGCTTGTTGAAGCAATGATTGATGAACATCGTAGAATACCTTTAAAAGAAAGAAGGTTGAAAAGAAGAATTGTAAATTGGAGAACTGATTTATTATCTCAAACTAATTCTTGGAATACTATTAAAACTTATGTTAATAAGATTTTAGCATTCTATAGGCATTTTGAGATTGAAATTCCTAAAATTAAACCAGTGCAGATTGATAAACCTTATCAAACTTCTTATTTGGATTTACCGAATAAAACTCATATTCGTGAAGTGATTAGTAATGGTCAGATTCCTTTATGGTTTCAAGCATTGATTCTGTTCATGTCAAGTAGTGGTTCTGCAAAGGCAGAAACTTTAAGTTTAACTGTTCAACAGTTTGTTGATGGAACAACAGATTATCATAATGGAGGCAGTATAACTGAGATTTGTAATCAGTTATTATTAAAAAAGAATGTGGTTCCTACTTTTTATCTTCGTAGAATTAAAACTGATAAATGGTATTATACTTTCTGTTCGCCTGAAGCAACAGAGTATATTTGCAGGTATTTACTAACTCGTAAAGATTTAGAGTTGTCTGATAAGTTATTTCCAATTGAGGATAATACATTAACTCAAAATTTCACAAAAGTGAATGATCGAATGGGTTATGGGTTTAAAGGTAGGTATAGGTTTTTCAGAAGTCATACTCTTCGGAAATTTCATGCAAGTAATATTAATCTTGGTCAGGAGTATGTTGATGCTTTGCAAGGTCGGAGTAAAGATTATGTTCATGAAACTTATATTAAAACTAATCCTAATGAGTTAAAACAGATTTATATGTCTGCAATGGAAAATGTGATGATTTTCAATGAAGAAAAAGAAGAGAAACACGAAGAGTATCATATCCACATCAATATCTTCGTGTCTGAAGATAAAATTACTCTTTAA
- a CDS encoding leucine-rich repeat protein, whose protein sequence is MCMVSVNNNINTLYIDGKPVRRASLGGKVFYEKHNYHLGLVASPSSILIGDTSVVTATLTDYNDSVEGENVKFYQVFEADGHLSFTGQTFTVSSSTDGFSGSGIIIDWGDGTTTTYTNRNSLNHTYATEGDYAISLMGDITSFRVNCFRDCLGLTNVIIPDTVTSLEEDCFMNCSDLTNIIIPDSVTSLGKDCFFGCSSLTNVVIPDSVTNIGNSCFYNCSGLTSVILPNNLTRLSDSCFYNCSGLTNVVIPDSVTSLGQYCLFGCSGLTNVVIPDSVTSLGYCCLTYCSKLTSVILNWETNIPTYNSNWFIASTIPQFSIPNGTLQEYIAAGYPSNKLVERED, encoded by the coding sequence ATGTGTATGGTTTCGGTTAATAATAATATTAATACATTATACATTGATGGAAAACCTGTCAGGAGGGCTAGTCTTGGAGGTAAAGTATTTTATGAAAAGCATAATTATCATTTAGGTTTGGTTGCTTCTCCAAGCAGTATTTTGATTGGAGATACAAGTGTAGTTACTGCTACATTAACTGATTATAATGACTCTGTTGAGGGGGAAAATGTGAAATTTTATCAAGTATTTGAAGCTGATGGGCATTTATCATTTACCGGACAAACATTTACAGTTAGCTCTAGTACAGATGGTTTTTCTGGTTCAGGGATTATTATTGATTGGGGTGATGGAACAACAACAACCTATACGAATAGGAATAGTTTGAATCATACTTATGCTACTGAAGGGGATTATGCAATATCATTAATGGGGGATATAACTTCATTTAGAGTTAATTGTTTTAGAGATTGTCTTGGATTAACTAATGTTATTATCCCTGATACTGTAACAAGTCTAGAAGAAGATTGTTTCATGAATTGCTCTGATTTGACCAATATTATTATTCCGGATAGTGTAACAAGTCTAGGAAAAGATTGTTTTTTTGGTTGTTCTAGTTTGACCAATGTTGTTATTCCAGATAGTGTAACAAATATAGGAAACTCTTGTTTTTATAATTGTTCTGGTTTGACTAGTGTTATTCTTCCAAATAATTTAACAAGACTAAGCGATAGTTGTTTTTATAATTGTTCTGGTTTGACCAATGTTGTTATTCCTGATAGTGTAACAAGTCTAGGACAATATTGTCTTTTTGGTTGTTCTGGTTTGACCAATGTTGTTATTCCTGATAGTGTAACAAGTTTAGGGTATTGTTGTCTTACTTATTGCTCTAAGTTAACTAGTGTCATTCTTAATTGGGAGACAAATATTCCAACATATAATTCAAACTGGTTTATAGCTTCTACCATCCCTCAATTTAGCATTCCTAATGGCACACTTCAAGAGTATATTGCTGCAGGATATCCATCTAATAAATTAGTTGAAAGGGAGGATTAA
- a CDS encoding baseplate J/gp47 family protein encodes MNYVEKTYEEIFEAALQDSLEQGLISHADDFEDFIANRQDISNYYVMDKSVISMIIRRVYEDITLVYQSNIIESAEGIDLDNIGDKVGVLRPQATKSSVEVTFYLPEISDEDITISEGFIVANENNDVQFETVDEIYFAAGSTTAKVNCLSLDVGPDTKVNAGSVVNIVSANDYNLTCSNDYKSAGGIPAYDDKEYRYLLMNWIKIRLKGSDEAYLNYFANKDGVDDYRIIPNWDGSGTVKIIVEPGDSTLLNEIYNELQSSVCQEDTIINLFAPTEHRISIYAKVNVDIDLINPYSELEKSDIQSRIVSAIKVFIDGGYINTNEGRVWYSGLGLGEDFIPHKLAVFLDEEIPELKNITFTKPLDYIPILDEEKGVSDNITVEMI; translated from the coding sequence ATGAATTATGTTGAGAAAACTTATGAAGAAATTTTTGAAGCTGCTCTTCAAGACAGTCTTGAACAGGGTTTGATAAGTCATGCAGATGATTTTGAAGATTTCATTGCCAATCGGCAAGACATTAGTAACTATTACGTGATGGACAAATCAGTTATCTCAATGATTATTAGAAGAGTATATGAAGACATCACATTAGTGTATCAATCTAATATAATTGAATCTGCGGAAGGAATTGACTTAGATAATATTGGTGATAAGGTTGGTGTGCTTAGGCCTCAGGCAACTAAATCAAGTGTTGAAGTAACTTTTTATTTGCCAGAAATTAGTGATGAAGATATCACTATCTCTGAAGGGTTTATTGTTGCAAATGAAAATAATGATGTGCAATTTGAAACTGTGGATGAGATATATTTTGCTGCAGGCAGTACTACTGCGAAGGTAAATTGTTTAAGTTTGGATGTTGGGCCAGATACTAAGGTAAATGCGGGTAGTGTTGTTAATATTGTTTCTGCAAATGATTATAATTTGACTTGCAGTAATGATTATAAATCTGCAGGTGGGATTCCTGCATATGATGATAAAGAATACCGTTATCTTTTGATGAACTGGATTAAAATCCGGTTAAAAGGTTCTGATGAAGCTTATTTGAATTATTTTGCTAACAAAGATGGTGTTGATGACTATAGGATTATTCCAAATTGGGATGGAAGTGGTACAGTTAAGATTATTGTTGAACCAGGGGATTCAACATTATTGAATGAGATTTATAATGAATTACAGTCTAGTGTTTGTCAAGAGGACACTATTATTAATTTGTTTGCTCCTACTGAACATCGTATTAGTATTTATGCTAAAGTGAATGTGGATATTGATTTGATTAATCCGTACAGCGAATTAGAGAAATCAGATATTCAATCAAGGATAGTTTCTGCTATTAAAGTGTTCATTGACGGCGGATACATTAACACGAATGAAGGTAGAGTATGGTACTCTGGCCTAGGTCTTGGTGAAGATTTTATACCCCATAAATTAGCTGTTTTCTTAGATGAAGAGATTCCAGAATTGAAAAACATTACTTTCACTAAACCTTTAGATTATATTCCTATTTTAGACGAAGAAAAAGGAGTTAGTGATAATATTACTGTTGAGATGATATAA
- a CDS encoding transglutaminase-like domain-containing protein — protein MAVTILPPFGISGFEVYETEKKKDKDKEKDSKKSKTDEKKEEEKKDTSKSTEENVSDAEKDLQKFIAMNGEIKEIAYYDEMYDNGFDEDYEGISNSGNASFPEVDTARFFKGKKICLKKANDTGTPLKWDDLVTCLLGFISEQTFSRGKVDLKLVGMSKLLDQEKQFTFTKTKRSKILKEMIEAAGLKCVIDVTGLKDDAIDYTNVSSSGSSGTTGIGDAEIDELVAKWCEGKTSDLDKAKAIHAGLRDDVGIWYDKYYNSRYHTPKKCLENHKHLNCGDTAILTCACMKSGGLNAHIELRCDSEHYFTVIVIDGTKYYSDLTWTQGQKSQRAWNDVWQDNKCGNKYDLK, from the coding sequence ATGGCAGTTACAATTTTACCTCCTTTTGGAATTTCAGGTTTTGAAGTTTACGAAACCGAAAAGAAAAAAGATAAGGATAAAGAAAAGGATTCTAAAAAATCAAAAACTGATGAAAAAAAAGAAGAAGAAAAAAAAGATACTTCAAAATCTACAGAGGAAAATGTTTCTGATGCTGAAAAAGATTTGCAGAAATTTATTGCGATGAATGGTGAAATCAAAGAGATTGCATATTATGATGAAATGTATGACAATGGTTTTGATGAAGACTATGAAGGAATAAGCAATAGTGGGAATGCTTCTTTTCCTGAAGTGGATACTGCACGATTTTTCAAAGGAAAAAAGATTTGTTTAAAAAAGGCAAATGATACTGGAACTCCTTTAAAATGGGATGATCTTGTCACTTGTCTTTTGGGTTTTATTTCAGAACAGACTTTTTCAAGGGGTAAGGTTGACTTAAAATTAGTTGGAATGAGTAAATTATTAGATCAGGAAAAACAGTTTACTTTCACTAAAACTAAACGGTCAAAGATTCTTAAGGAAATGATTGAGGCTGCTGGTTTAAAATGTGTGATTGATGTTACTGGTTTGAAAGATGATGCGATTGATTATACTAATGTTTCATCAAGTGGGAGTAGTGGAACAACTGGTATTGGTGATGCTGAGATAGATGAATTGGTTGCTAAATGGTGTGAGGGTAAAACTTCTGATTTGGATAAAGCAAAAGCAATTCATGCAGGGCTTCGTGATGATGTTGGGATATGGTATGATAAATATTATAATTCAAGATATCATACTCCTAAAAAGTGTTTAGAGAATCATAAACATTTGAATTGTGGGGATACTGCAATTTTAACTTGTGCATGTATGAAATCTGGTGGATTAAATGCACACATTGAACTTCGATGTGATAGTGAGCATTATTTTACTGTTATTGTGATTGATGGTACTAAGTATTATTCTGATTTGACTTGGACTCAGGGTCAGAAGAGTCAAAGAGCTTGGAATGATGTTTGGCAAGATAATAAATGTGGTAATAAATACGATTTAAAATAA
- a CDS encoding peptidoglycan-binding protein — MGMYDDIVTGVSENIKIGGYPFYAENINGSEPFNRRDYEFKPLLNGTLVTRRGKYIQRKFSFSTTLYSATGRPDAHDKILRELQSKPVEVISPAMGGIFKAVVTFSKSIQEGSKYHTDYDVDITEVPEKKSNIPGETPLVVPNIKKINATKKTTKTVSKEEAKLNKSLNKCKVPFRKGQKNNCVKLLQQKLINLGFLDKKHKTGVYDTRTVNAVKSFQRSTKGKLIVDGVFGKSTKKYLVKE; from the coding sequence ATGGGAATGTATGATGATATTGTTACTGGAGTTTCAGAAAATATTAAAATCGGGGGTTACCCTTTTTATGCGGAGAATATTAATGGTTCTGAACCATTTAATCGGAGAGATTATGAGTTTAAACCTTTATTAAATGGTACTTTGGTAACTCGGAGAGGAAAATATATTCAAAGAAAATTCAGTTTCAGTACAACATTATATTCTGCTACTGGACGGCCAGATGCTCATGATAAAATACTTAGGGAATTGCAAAGCAAACCTGTTGAAGTGATTTCTCCTGCTATGGGTGGAATTTTCAAAGCAGTGGTGACTTTTAGTAAAAGTATTCAAGAAGGTTCAAAGTATCATACCGATTATGATGTTGATATTACAGAAGTTCCTGAGAAAAAATCTAATATTCCTGGTGAAACTCCACTGGTTGTTCCGAATATTAAAAAGATTAATGCTACAAAGAAAACTACTAAAACAGTTAGTAAAGAAGAAGCTAAGTTGAATAAATCTTTAAACAAATGTAAAGTTCCATTCCGTAAAGGACAAAAGAACAATTGTGTGAAATTATTACAACAAAAACTAATTAATTTAGGGTTCTTAGATAAGAAACACAAAACTGGAGTTTATGATACACGTACTGTTAATGCGGTTAAAAGTTTCCAACGTTCAACAAAAGGTAAACTTATTGTTGATGGTGTTTTCGGTAAATCTACAAAAAAATATCTTGTTAAAGAATAA
- a CDS encoding HK97-gp10 family putative phage morphogenesis protein, whose product MANGLTLKVDFSDNYYKKLGLKNGNGFEDALDKGLEHSMSDAENIIKREVPRPGHSMSRSVPQYKPTGNLQRSIHKTKKQKCSYELRSNARSRGVLYWPFVNYGTSKMPANPFLTRTVNKIAPKVKEYVLEELAAMGIFD is encoded by the coding sequence ATGGCTAATGGATTAACATTAAAAGTTGATTTTAGTGATAACTATTATAAAAAGCTTGGTTTGAAAAATGGTAATGGTTTTGAAGATGCATTAGATAAAGGATTGGAACATTCTATGTCTGATGCTGAAAACATTATCAAAAGAGAAGTGCCAAGACCGGGACACAGTATGTCAAGGTCTGTTCCACAGTACAAACCAACAGGTAATTTGCAAAGAAGTATTCACAAAACGAAAAAACAAAAATGCTCATACGAATTAAGGAGTAATGCAAGGAGCAGAGGTGTTTTATATTGGCCTTTTGTTAATTATGGGACTAGTAAAATGCCTGCTAATCCATTTCTGACTCGAACTGTTAATAAGATTGCTCCTAAAGTGAAAGAGTATGTTCTAGAAGAATTAGCTGCTATGGGCATTTTTGATTAA
- a CDS encoding phage minor head protein: MITVNDSQSLTSQLLIDELELWGLFDSKSISDDKTKRYYQLIDDLLDSQIGESIAWLQSDEAKEYFFEQVELQKEIFDALEDSWDTIFDGHYEKVDDLLDAIYDEGKRKGYSQIKETLNYTDADIQAIRLAKDYNYDLIRNLTSDLQNTVKNKILQGIISGENPYSLSRILTKAGVTKLDGSPFTARQRATMIAKTETSRMQNTGMLQSYVNEGYTQVKILTAEDKDVCTTCLEYAFKFNKDEPRVYSPELLEREKVHDIVTLIKGGKFPPFHPVCRCTYLTVWETKTDAPSNPPIINLTPIGADIRRQEYELPEPTKEQLMKNLRPQEREKYENCKRNIPKQKEWLQNNPNAPAEEIAKHQKRLAFLEKKFLELKKKALGGEANIPVKKPKPNEPKKPVEEKPKKEKPTSEEPKPQTPVEKPTNKPTTPQEPITVTRGQLEDGLNETELKEYDDIVKRIERINKWLANDPLSHGFTKSDVDRQKEILQNGKERIEELKKQALNSKPKTPKVSTPTDAPKPEDKPQISKINFDEKVSELRKDLPISSESFDEILKWSKKRVKNKTRYGREYDTSTGELYPRETKGREYICQFTSKDSPNVVRITSMGKGEDGIPSSTDFKLSRASANQDFLFVSNKEIWYIHSNENFGLSSLATSQKEIDTICRNASRDARSRVMDLVREGKLSRDDVSALREAQMKFEGDNLLKAFSSKSWEDKGFIVRRAQREDIKTVTRKSSKPNTKETVDTTHIDKSKLTYDNLKTPEEIAVFYDLEYVPELNAKGKIVSQKFIDHMTYVDPSTGEKFNHKMEIVFDSTFVGPNRRKAKNLIDTTNSGQCKYDQKELIRIVKEAPEVYKFATGQINFTGKDRYANRSFQPNELGNATWYRSYEIKNNKYYLKGVNSIMMPYLPLSVNHENRGTARQTLYHEMSHLFDYSLIKGEPRDLMVKGTTTGLSREEIIKLNQYLKAGYGHGVSGDKSWKDVQKDEYDYQGKNNYPQEGASWYGTVSNAPEHWAETGSMAAISLTDDLTDAVMEDYRHNSVKFDDWSKYHKPTLDYAVKKIKSIKPSMFTYKS; the protein is encoded by the coding sequence ATGATAACTGTAAATGACTCACAATCTCTCACTAGTCAATTATTAATTGATGAATTAGAGTTATGGGGATTATTTGATAGTAAAAGTATTAGTGATGATAAAACTAAAAGATACTATCAATTAATCGATGATTTGTTGGATAGTCAGATTGGTGAGTCAATCGCATGGTTACAATCAGATGAAGCGAAAGAATACTTCTTTGAACAAGTAGAATTGCAGAAAGAAATATTCGATGCATTAGAAGATTCATGGGATACAATATTCGACGGCCATTATGAGAAAGTTGATGATTTACTCGATGCTATATATGATGAGGGTAAACGAAAAGGTTACTCTCAAATCAAGGAAACATTAAATTATACTGATGCGGATATTCAAGCTATCCGTTTAGCTAAAGATTATAATTATGATTTAATCCGAAATTTAACTAGTGATTTGCAGAATACAGTTAAGAATAAAATATTACAAGGAATTATCTCTGGTGAAAATCCTTATAGTTTATCAAGGATATTAACTAAAGCAGGTGTAACTAAATTAGATGGTTCACCATTCACAGCACGTCAACGTGCTACAATGATTGCTAAGACTGAAACATCACGTATGCAGAATACTGGTATGTTGCAGTCTTATGTTAATGAGGGTTATACTCAAGTCAAAATATTAACTGCTGAAGACAAGGATGTTTGCACTACTTGTCTTGAATATGCTTTCAAATTCAATAAAGATGAACCAAGAGTTTACTCTCCAGAATTACTTGAAAGAGAAAAGGTTCATGATATTGTTACATTAATTAAAGGTGGTAAATTCCCACCATTCCATCCTGTATGTAGATGTACTTATTTAACTGTTTGGGAAACTAAGACTGATGCTCCATCTAATCCGCCAATTATTAATTTAACTCCAATTGGTGCGGATATTAGGAGACAGGAATATGAGTTACCTGAACCTACAAAGGAACAGTTAATGAAAAATTTAAGGCCTCAGGAAAGGGAGAAATATGAGAATTGTAAGCGTAATATTCCAAAGCAAAAGGAATGGTTACAGAACAATCCTAATGCTCCTGCTGAAGAGATTGCTAAGCATCAGAAACGTTTAGCATTTTTGGAGAAGAAGTTTTTAGAGTTGAAGAAAAAAGCTTTAGGTGGAGAAGCTAACATTCCAGTTAAAAAACCTAAACCTAACGAACCTAAAAAACCAGTTGAAGAAAAACCTAAAAAAGAAAAACCAACATCCGAAGAACCAAAACCACAAACTCCAGTTGAAAAACCAACAAATAAACCTACTACTCCACAAGAACCAATTACTGTTACTCGTGGACAATTAGAAGATGGTTTAAATGAAACTGAGTTAAAAGAATACGATGACATTGTCAAACGTATTGAAAGAATTAATAAATGGTTAGCTAATGACCCATTAAGTCATGGGTTTACTAAAAGTGATGTTGACCGTCAAAAAGAGATTCTTCAAAATGGTAAAGAAAGGATAGAAGAACTTAAAAAACAAGCATTGAATTCTAAACCAAAAACTCCTAAAGTGAGCACCCCAACTGATGCTCCAAAACCTGAAGATAAACCTCAAATTTCAAAGATTAATTTTGATGAAAAAGTTTCTGAATTAAGAAAAGACTTACCAATTAGCAGTGAATCTTTTGATGAAATTCTTAAATGGTCTAAGAAAAGAGTTAAAAATAAAACTCGTTACGGCCGTGAATATGATACATCAACTGGTGAATTATACCCTCGTGAAACAAAAGGTCGTGAATATATCTGCCAATTCACAAGTAAAGATTCTCCTAATGTTGTAAGAATAACAAGTATGGGTAAAGGAGAAGATGGTATCCCATCATCTACTGATTTTAAATTAAGTCGTGCAAGTGCAAATCAAGATTTTCTATTTGTATCTAACAAAGAAATATGGTATATTCATTCCAATGAAAACTTTGGTTTGTCCTCATTAGCTACTAGTCAAAAAGAAATTGATACTATCTGCAGAAATGCATCAAGAGATGCTCGAAGTAGAGTTATGGATTTAGTGAGAGAAGGTAAATTATCTCGTGATGATGTATCTGCTTTACGTGAAGCACAAATGAAATTTGAAGGAGATAATCTTCTTAAAGCTTTTAGTAGTAAATCTTGGGAAGATAAAGGATTCATTGTTCGCCGTGCTCAAAGAGAAGATATTAAAACAGTTACTCGTAAATCATCTAAACCTAATACTAAAGAAACTGTGGATACTACTCATATTGATAAATCTAAATTAACTTATGATAATCTTAAAACTCCTGAAGAAATAGCTGTATTTTATGACTTGGAGTATGTGCCTGAACTTAATGCTAAAGGTAAAATTGTTAGTCAGAAATTCATTGACCATATGACTTATGTTGATCCAAGTACTGGTGAAAAATTTAATCATAAAATGGAGATAGTTTTTGACAGTACCTTTGTTGGACCTAATAGGCGTAAAGCTAAAAATTTAATTGATACTACTAATTCTGGACAATGTAAGTATGACCAGAAAGAGTTAATCCGTATTGTTAAAGAAGCACCAGAAGTTTATAAGTTTGCTACTGGTCAGATTAATTTCACTGGTAAAGACCGTTATGCTAATAGGTCATTCCAACCTAATGAGTTAGGAAATGCTACTTGGTATCGTAGTTATGAAATTAAGAATAATAAATACTATTTGAAAGGTGTTAATAGTATTATGATGCCTTATCTTCCTTTAAGTGTTAATCATGAGAATAGGGGTACTGCTAGGCAAACTTTGTATCATGAAATGAGCCATCTTTTTGATTATAGTTTAATAAAAGGTGAACCTCGTGATTTAATGGTTAAAGGTACTACTACTGGTTTGTCTCGTGAGGAAATTATAAAATTAAATCAGTATTTGAAAGCTGGTTATGGTCATGGTGTATCTGGTGATAAATCTTGGAAAGATGTTCAGAAAGATGAGTATGATTATCAAGGAAAAAATAATTATCCTCAGGAAGGTGCATCTTGGTACGGTACTGTTAGCAATGCTCCTGAACATTGGGCTGAAACTGGTAGTATGGCTGCAATTAGTTTAACTGATGATTTGACTGATGCAGTTATGGAAGATTACCGTCATAATAGTGTTAAGTTTGATGATTGGAGCAAGTATCATAAACCTACTTTGGATTATGCAGTTAAGAAAATAAAATCAATTAAACCTTCAATGTTTACTTATAAGAGTTAA
- a CDS encoding phage portal protein yields MFDNFRMNIKSMFKHEKVNPVLRKPYLDSLYQQYIQQYSFMFNIVNKTAGHYGFFKEATDNPYVYSCVNAISDTFLINGFKINNPDEFTVNIQNVRYLTNLFNQPESNESAMTFPIFLKQIVNSQELIGDTFIEVNYDDFSYNDNNYSIITGLQYVPASLLRWFDDTAQYGFRNKPNIRYEPDELIHIYEPELELTDSKFGVSKLEKIQKPLIMMWLGLDYNQKIMEHEGIDPTAVLSFPETMDDDMFNRELLRLQAMIQAQKQGGMLAVKGATYQSANLTNKDMDYVNTMNMCRDMIVSLYRVPPAMIGIIETANLGSGNGEAQKEQFKNVMNAKAKFYEAAFNKTLGRNGFQEVFQFNEMDIEDELKRANIESTQVRDGICTVNEVRKGYGWDPVDWGNEPLGYGQAGVNQLFDIEQKSLKLENKNLQKALLMERLRNEYP; encoded by the coding sequence ATGTTTGATAATTTTCGTATGAACATTAAATCAATGTTTAAACATGAAAAAGTAAATCCTGTACTTCGTAAACCTTACTTGGATAGTTTATATCAACAGTACATACAACAATATAGTTTCATGTTTAACATTGTAAATAAAACAGCTGGACATTATGGTTTCTTTAAAGAAGCAACAGACAATCCATATGTCTACAGTTGTGTAAATGCAATCAGTGATACATTTTTGATTAATGGATTTAAAATAAACAATCCAGATGAATTCACAGTAAATATTCAAAATGTAAGATACTTAACCAATTTATTCAATCAACCGGAAAGCAATGAATCTGCAATGACTTTCCCAATATTCCTGAAACAAATAGTTAACAGTCAAGAATTAATAGGAGACACATTCATTGAAGTTAACTATGATGACTTCAGCTATAATGATAACAATTACAGCATCATAACTGGATTACAATATGTACCGGCCAGTCTGTTAAGATGGTTTGATGATACTGCCCAGTATGGGTTTCGTAACAAACCAAATATTCGTTATGAGCCGGATGAATTAATCCATATCTACGAACCGGAATTAGAATTAACTGATAGTAAATTCGGTGTCAGTAAATTAGAGAAAATCCAAAAACCATTGATTATGATGTGGCTTGGATTAGATTATAATCAAAAGATTATGGAGCATGAAGGTATTGATCCAACTGCAGTATTATCATTCCCTGAAACAATGGATGATGATATGTTCAATCGTGAACTGCTCCGTTTGCAAGCTATGATTCAAGCTCAAAAACAAGGTGGTATGTTAGCAGTTAAAGGTGCAACATATCAATCAGCTAATCTTACTAATAAGGATATGGATTATGTTAATACGATGAATATGTGTCGTGATATGATTGTTAGCTTGTATCGTGTGCCACCGGCAATGATTGGAATCATTGAAACCGCAAACCTTGGAAGCGGAAATGGGGAAGCTCAAAAAGAACAATTCAAAAACGTTATGAATGCAAAAGCTAAATTTTATGAAGCAGCATTCAACAAGACATTGGGTCGTAATGGTTTTCAGGAAGTTTTCCAATTCAATGAAATGGATATTGAAGATGAATTGAAACGTGCTAACATTGAATCCACTCAAGTTCGTGATGGTATCTGTACTGTTAATGAAGTCCGTAAAGGTTATGGTTGGGACCCTGTTGATTGGGGTAATGAACCATTAGGATACGGTCAAGCAGGAGTTAACCAATTATTTGATATTGAACAGAAAAGTTTAAAATTAGAAAATAAAAACTTACAAAAAGCCTTATTAATGGAACGATTAAGGAACGAATATCCATGA